The genomic region atatatatatatatatatacatatatacatatatatatatgtatatgtatatatatatatatatatatatatatatatatgtgtgtgtgtgtgtgtgtgtgtgtgtgtgtgtgtgtgtgtgtgtgtgtgtgtgtgtataaatatatatattgttatatatacatatctatctatctatatatccatctatctatatgtatacatatatacatacatacatatatataaatataaatataaataaataaataaataaataaataaatatatatatatatatatatatatatatatatatatatatatatatatatatatatgtatgtatgtatacacacacacacacacacatataaatataaataaataaatacatatatatatatatatatatatatatatatatatatatatatatatatatatatatatatatatttatatatatacttatatatttatatatttatatatatatatatatatatacttatatatccatatatttatacatatttatatatatatatatatacatatatatatatatatatgtatatatatatgtatatatatgtatgtatatatgtatatatgtatatatgtatatatatatatatatatatatatatatatatatatatatatatatatatatatatatatatgtgtgtgtgtgtgtgtgtgtgtgtgtgtacatacatatatataaatatatatatatatatatatatatatatatatatatatatatatatatatgtacatatatgtatatatatgtatatatatgtatgtatatatgtatatatgtatatatgtatatatatatatatatatatatatatatatatatatatgtgtgtgtgtgtgtgtgtgtgtgtgtatatatatatatatatatatacatagatatatatatatatatatatatatatatatatatatatatatatatatatatatatatgtgtatgtatgtatgtatgtacacacacacacacacacagacacacacacacacacacacataaataaataaataaataaataaatatatatatatatatatatatatatatatatatatatatatatatatatatatatatatatatatatatatttataaataaatatatatatacatatataaataaatatacaaagatatatatatatatatatatatatatatatacatatatatatatatatatatatatatatatatacatacatatatatatatatatatatatatatatatatatatatatatatatatgtatatatatatatatatatatatatatatatatgtatatattcatatatgtatatatatatatatatatatatatatatatatatatatatacacacatatatatatatacatatatatacatacataaatacacacacatacacacacacacacacacacacacacacacacacacacacaaacacacacacacacacacacacacacatgcattcctaCCTTAGTGAGATGCGTGAGGATCTGGCACTCCTCAGGTGAGGCGAATCCATCAGCAACCATCCTCTCTGGACCACCCAGTTCCTCATCCGTCATGGAGACTTGAATACCCATCTGTGATACAGTCTTGTATTGATCGACGGCACGCTTACGGAGGGTTTTGGCCTTTTCCGAAATCTGCTTCACCAATGactttgcatttttgttttttggagTGTCTGATGTATACTGAAAGAATTTGTAGGAGTAGAAGCTACAGTTCTCTGGCACTGTCGGGACTACCAGAGTGTACGCCTTACTATGCATAGAAGCTCCGTGCGCCAAATGCAAAGGAGTGGCAATTTGTGATATAATCCAGTTTGCAAAAAGGCATTTTACATTAAAAGTCTTTACATTTGTCTTGGAACTGTGGATCTAATATGTGAATATAATTGTCATAGACAATAACACACAACTAAGTCCACAGTTTGTAAATGTGATATTCTTCAATTTATGCTCAAAATTTAGAATACTTTAAAAATCATCAAACTTAATGTAACCAGATATATTGCCAATCAATAAACTAATCCAAATTACAAAATATCAAAAATGGAATATACATAAATTTGGGAATACAatataatgttaaaaattattTTTGGCAAGCAGTTTTCAGTTCTAATAGGTTAATTCAAAGCATGCATTATGAAATCAGTGTTACACATGGGTTGAAATGAAATGCATGAGTGAGAAAAATGTAACTTTATTGCATCAGTACAAATGTTATGAAACCTGCCTAAGATTATACATCTtccaatataataaaaatacattctTCACAGATTTCCTAAGTCTGCATTGACATCACATTTAGAACAGGGTTTCTTAAAACCACTGAATAGAATCaatctcagtaaaaaaaaaaaaaaaaaaaaaagtgaaaacttaAGTTTAATCAAGTGGTTAAGACTAATACCCAGTCATGCATTTCATTTcagaaaaatatgcaaaaaaatgaGTATAGAACTTAATTCACCTGAGATCTATTGTTTAGCACCATTTCAGGCAGTGTGGTTTGGTTAGTCCACATAAGCAAAGTCCATTAACATGATACAAGTTTTAATAGTGCAATTCATGAAACAGTTTAGCACCACATTAGCACTTACAGTATGTTTTTCTTcattaatcataaaagtaatatagTAAAGATAATTAGTCACTGCCAATGCACGGCAAACACTCATTGTTTGTTCTGAGCAACTTTTGTACTTCATATACAAAACAAATATcattagaaaaacaacaacaacaacatgaacatcAAGAACAAAATATCTCACATGTCACTGTCCTAATCTCACACAATCTTCACACTTATAAAACAACCTATCTTAATCTACTTCTTTAATActcatacatataggtatgtttatacttatacatacatatatatatatatatatatatatatatatatatatatatatatatatatattacattatatatatattacattatatatatatttatatgtatatatatatatgtatatatatatatatatatatatatatacatatacattatatatatatatacatatatatatatatatatatatatatatatatatatcatatatatatatatatatatatatatattatacatatatatatatatatatatatatatatatatatatatatatatattatatatatattatatatatatatatatatatatatatatatatatgatatatatatataatatatatatatatatatataatatatatatatatataatatatatatatatatacatatatatatatatatacatatatatacatatatataatatatatatacaatatatatatatatatatatatatatatataatatatatataatacatatatatatataatatatatatatatatatatacatatatatatatatatatatatatatatatatatatatatatatatatgcattatatacttaaatatattatatacttatatatatatatatatatatatatatatatatatttatatatatatttatttatatatatataaataaatgtaaatatatatatataaatatatatataaatatatatatatatatatatatatatatatatatatatatatatatatatatatatatatatacatacatacatacatacatacactacacacacacagacacacacacacatatatatatgtgtgtatatatatacacacatatatatatatatatatatatatatatatatatatatatatatatatatatatatatatatgtgtgtgtgtgtgtgtaattatatatatatatatatatatatatatatatatatatatatatatatatatatatatatatatatatatatatatacatatatgctctaCTTGAGTCCCTACCCTGCTCTAACATCAACCAACTAAACGGAATGCTACATCAAGATATGACTGTAAAGTGCACATGTAGGTAGTCTAAAATGAACCTCACATAGGTGAACAATGGAAAAGAATCACGCTAAGAATAAATATCTGAGCATTTGCTGATCTACAACTCCTCATTCAAAGTTTCAGATCCATCTAAAATAATGCTACTGGTGTCGGACGATTCACCCAATAAGCTCTTGTTCGAACTTAAAGATTCATTCTCCGAAACAGTCACAATATTCTGAAAGATAAAGCCTGTGTTTACTCCACTGCTGACCCGTCATTCCTAGTGTCAGTCTGAAAAAAGGTCAGCTTATAGTAAAAAGCTTTCATAAGTTAGTTTcaatagaaatgggagaagagacaTTGATCTTCTACCTAAACTTGTATTTGTTTCCTTATTATTCATCCACAAACTAAAGCATTAGAACAGGCATAAATATAGGATATCAGTAACTGTACagcatgaaaataatgttaagaaGATTGTGTTtataaaagaagtgaaaagagagagggtatgaATGTATCTGTTGTTCAGTTTCCGTTACAGAGATTGTAAGTATGGTACTACATATGCACAATtacattttacaaatatataatacacaagcatacacacaatcatacaaatatatgtatacattacatacatacacatacatatacatatatgcatatgtatgtgtatatatgtatatgtatatatgtatgtatatatatatatatatatatatatatatatatatatatatatatattaaatatatatacatatatatatatatatatatatatatatatatatatatatatatatatatatattatatatatatacatatatatatatatatatatatatatatatatatatatatatattatatatatacatatatatatatgtatatatatatatatatatgtatatatatatatatataatatacatatatatataatttacatatatatatataatatacatatatatatatatatatttttttataatatacatacatacatacatatatatatatatgtatatatatataatatgtgtgtgtgtgtatatatatatatatatatatatatatatatatatatatatatatatatatatatatatatttataacatacatacatacatatatatatatatatatatatatatatatatatataatatatatatatatatatatataatatatatatatatatatgtatgtatatatatatatatatatatatatatatatttatatatatatatatatatatatatatatatatatatatatatatatatatatatatatatatatatatataatatatacacacacactcacacacacacacacaaatatataaatacataataaatacatacatatacatgcacacacacacacacacacacacacacacacacacacacacacacacacacacacacacacacacacacacacacacacacacatatgtcaattatatatatatatacatatatatatatatatatatatatataatatatatatatatatttgcatatatatatatatatatatatatatatatatatatatatatatatgtatgtatgtatatatgtatatatgtatatgtatatgtatatatatatacatatatatacatatatttatatatacatatatatatacatatatatatatatatatatatatatatatatatatatatatatatatatatataatatacacatatatatggagatatatacatatatatatatatatatatatatatatatatatatatatatatatatatatatatatagacacacacacacacacacacacacacacacacacacacacacacacacacacacacacacacacacacacacacacacacacacacacacacacacacacacatatatatatgtatgtatatatatatatatatatatatatatatatatatatatatatatatatacatacatacatacatatatatatatatatatatatatatatatatatatatatatatatatatatatacatacatatatatttacatacatacatatacatatatacatatataaatatacatatatacatatacatatacatatacatatatacatacatacatataaatatataaatatatatatatatatatatatatatatatttatatatatatttatatatatgtttatatatacttatatatatatatatatttatatataaatatttacatatatatatatatatatatatatatatatatatatgtatgtatatatacatatatgtatatatatgtatatatgtatatatacatatatatatatatatatatatatatatatatatatatatatatacatacatacatacatacatatatatatatatatatatatatatatatatatatatatacatatatatatatatatatatatatatatatacatatatatatatatatatatatatatatatatatatatatgtatatatatatatatataaatatatatatatatatatatatatatatacatatgtatgtatatatatatatatatatatatatatatatatatatacacacacacacacacacacacattgtaataTATCTTACTTTGACTATAATGAAATATGCTCTTGCATGAATTTAAAATAGCGTCTGGCCTAAACTTGCAAATATAGGAACATCAATGTTATTTAGTAAAATAAATCTGAACCACTTATCTTAGTtatataatatcatttttatatacctAAAGCCTAAGGAATACACTGCAAGATATATTCTATTCAAAATGTTCTGTTAAATGTATGATACTTTTACTTCAGAGTAAGAAGTgatcagtaaaaaaataataaatcatttttTAAAGACAATTAaatcatatctttctctctctgactatggAGAGCCTTATATTAATCAAATATTTCAGATTCAGAATTGAAGCACAcactttaatttattcatttctttaacaTAAATTAGAAAACAAAAGGACTTGAATTACaaacatcataaattatcatttcTCCCAGGCAATCACTTTGAAGAGAAACAAAGGCATAACTAAAGTAATTAATCATCAGTAATTCAAGTCCCTTTCCTGAAAATAAATTCCTAAGTTAGCATACAAGAAGTTAGTACAGCACCATTAAGTTTTAAACAGAAATCAAATAACGAAGTCTTGATTTTTTCAGGTATGGCTAATACTCTTGAaaaatgcaaaaatgataattgtttACAGTCATTAACATCCTTAATCTTTAAATAATTACTTCTAATAACTTTCATGTTGGATGGAATATACTAATTCTATTGCACTGTACAggtatcatttatatcattctgTGTTTTCACTGCTAAATCATTCACTTGCACTAATCTATCCCTCTCTGAGCAGTTACACCAGTATAAATGTTCTTGAAAGAAATGTTCCTCAATGGATAAAGAAAAGTAAGtcacagaaataaatcataatttGTATTTCAATGTGAATCTTAAATTTGATCATCATATGTAGCTAAATTACTGAAGTATTCCATTATGTTCTCTTTTCCCTCACTCAAAAACACTTAGTATCAAATAAATATAATCTTTAATCATCTTATGAACAATAATTCCCTCCTCTTCATGTATAGGCAAAATTTAAAGTATTGAtgcaaaaaatatcaacaaaatacaataacaattccAAACCTATGACCTATATTTTACCAAGCTTCTACATAAGGTTCTCCCCCTTCATGCTTAAGGTGATTCTCCGCACTCAGTGTCATCCAAATACAAGGCAAACAAACCCTTAGAGACTATAGTGGCCACAAACAGACCCAGCAATGTGTTAAATAAGGGCAGGGAACATACCGTCACATCATCTTCCAATTCAATGTCTTCTAAGACGTCATCATCAATGAAAACGAAGTTCAGCTCAATGAACTCGATTAAGTCTCTTTCATAGTCCATGCGCTGCTTGTATGCCACCGCAGACTGAGGAGAAAAAGGGTATGGGGGTTTGTATaacagtaaataaatgaaataactgtgattgatgatgatgaagataatagataTCAAATCCTTAAATCATACAGAAAGTAATAGTCTATTCAGCAcatcataaatagagagagagagagagagagagagagagagagagagagagagagagagagagagagagagagagagagagagagagagagagagagagagagagagagagagagagagagagagagagaaagagagagagaaagagggagagagagagagagagagagagagagagagagagagagagagagagagaaagagagagagagagggagagagagagagagagagagagagagagagagagagagagagagagagaaatagaaatagaaatagagatagagatagaaatatagacagaaatagaaatagagaaagagaaagagaaagagaaagagaaagagaaagagaaagagaaagagagaaagagagaaagggaaagagagaaagagagagataaagagagaaagaaggagaaagagaaaaagagaaaaagagagagagatagagagagagagagagagagagagagagagagagagagagagagagagagagagagagagagagagagagagagagagagagagagagagagagagagagaaagagagagagagagagagagagagagagagagagaataacacacCTCTCGTGGAATAAACATATCTTCAGTCACTTCTTCATTGCTTAAATAGTATTGCTTGTTCCGTTGCTGAATAGGGTCCTCAGGATCCAACAATAAAGAAGAGGCCACAGCTTCACACGCCTTTTCGATATTGTTTTCTGTAATTGAAAATAAGTTGATGTCTCTATTACTGACACATTTCTATTTCAAAAGTAAATTTGTGAATCTATAGTTACTTTTAACTTAAATTCTATTCTTAGAAGCAATCTACATCAAAGGTAGAAGAAAATCTAATAATCATGGAAAAACTTTATGAGGAAAAACCTATAAAATGATAACCTTAACTAATCTAAaatgttgttttaattatcatcctAATAATTTTCACCTTAACATACCTTGGTAATAAGCAAACTGCAGATAATTGAAATATGATGCAAGGAAGTTTTGAATAGTTTCCCCCAGTAAGTTTCCGTGGGCTCTGTTGCACCTTCTCTTGCAACGTATGGTATAGGTGTACTGATCTGTTGAAATGAGAAGAATATTTTATGTTCAGTACACAAAATGGAAGTACTTGAAAATATTATGTGCAATCTTTAAAAAgcaattaataccattattaactATCTGTAATATTTATACCTTCATTTACCATAATACCTCATACTTACTTGCAACTGTCATTACAAAGTCCTCAAGTATTTTCTGCTCGATGGAATTCTCACAGAGTCTGCGGCATTCTTGGTCAGTCTTGTAGTAAAGCTCTAAGCTCTTCTCCATGTGCTCTATTGTCTTAGCATAGTCCTCATTGTTGTAGGCTTCTGTTCCTTTGAGGTATTCACTACCATATTCCTGAACATAAGCATTATATCATGTAACAGACTCAGTCTATGGAAATTCATCATAATGCAATTATTAAATATTGAAATAATTTTAGTGTTTCATTATCATGACAATTGCAAAATGTTTCATGTTCATAATAATTTCAAGACattgttcatactaataataattaaatttgttcaaataaaatacacatgatactaaaaagaaagacagaaaacaatagCAATTTTTTTCTAATCTAAATCCTTCCCTAATATGctactttttttcttagtttaaTTGTATTTGAAAATTGCCACACAAtcatgcttcttttttctttttctttttttcttttttaagaaattCATCTTTGCATTCTAAATCATTCTGCAAATCTAAAATACATCAAAATGCTAGTTGTTTATGCAATTGCACCTTGATGTGCAAAAATCATACATAACATAAATTTGCAGGCTTgcataaacaataaaaagtgCAACCCAAAGGCAATCTTGAACCATTGAGTAATACACTTGATAGATTACCTCACAAAAGGCTAGATCCATATGTAAAAAGCAAGGGGTAGTCATTAAAGTAATAAGATAGTGACATAACGATGTCATTAGGCAAAATAACATGATCATGCGCTTAGTGGAATTACAATCTAATTTTAATTACAATTAATCTTGCCAACTTCCTCCTACCTTAATCATTTACATCTGTATATTCTCACCTGGAGTTCTCTATTGACAACATTTGCAATGTCCACTCCTCCTTCGCTAATGTAAAACCGCAAGTTACTCTGCATGACTTCATGTTCTGGCTGTGCCACTAACACTGTCGCTGCTGCATCTGCTGCCTCTTTCATTTTGTCCAGctgggggaagatggagaaaggagggacagatGTAAGTACAAGATGGACTAAAGATAGATATAAGAGTAAAATGTTTgtcaaaaagtaaaaaggaatacATAGAGATGCGTATAGCTAGTAAATAGAtgatcatttcattttctttattctatcttttattaGAATAACTTttctaaaatatagatatatcaatataaaatgGCCTTTAACAAATAACATGGCAAAACCATCTTTGTAACATAACTTTAAACTCACACATCTTTATGAGATCTTTGCCTAACCGATTAATGCttgaaatatttgtatacatgcactGTGCAATATGGTTTTGATAAGAAATGCGAGAGAAAATAATTCTCCTCCCACAGCTACCTTGAAATAACACAACTGCAGGTAGTCATAAGGCTTCCTCATATCGAAATCCTCCTCCACATTGCCGTCGACTACCCTATCCATCCTCGATCCAAAGACAGTCTTTTTGCACTTAACAATGCATAGGGTTGTGCGCACTGTCTTCTCATAAAAACGGTCAGTTTCTTGAAGCTTTTCTGAGAGCAATGATGTGTTGCCTGTCTCGTTATGGCAGTCTTCTCGGCACCTGTCGGAGAAAGGATTTGGGATGAattagggggtggtggtggtggtggtgaaatttCAGGTCTTATGGAGAGTGGGTCGTTATTCTGTGtgaacatgcatgtacatatgcttGTGCATGTCTGCATCCATGAGTGTTTttgcattatgtatgtgtgtgagtgcatatgcatacaagtgtgcatatcatatatataatatataaatatataaatatacaaatatatatatatatatatatatatatatatatataaacatacatatataaatgtttatatattaaaaaagaaaaaaaaaaaaaaaaaaaaaaaaaaaatatttatatatatatatatatatatatatatatatatatatatatatatatatatatatatgtatatgtatatatgtatatatatatatatatatatatatatatatatatatatatatatatatatgatatatattacatacatgcatatgtaaatatttatgtatatatacaaacatgtatttgtgtatatatacacatgcatatgtataaatgtatatgtatatatactgtatacacatgtttatgcatatatatacacatgtatatatataaatataaacatgcatatgtatatgtatacacacatgtatttatatatgaataaataaataaataaataaataaataaataaataaataaatatatatatatatatatatttatatatatataaatatatatatttatatatataaatatatatatatatttaaatatataaatatattatatatatatataaatatatatttatctatatatatatacatatatatatatatatatatatatatatatatatgtatatatatatatatatatatatatatatatatatatatatatatatatatatatatatatatatgtatgtatatatatttatgtatgcatgcatgtatgtatgtatgaatgaatgtatgtatgtatgtatgtatgtatacatatatgtatgtgcgtgtgtgtgtgtgtgtgcatgtgtgtgtgtgtgtttgtgtgtgtgtgtgtgtgtgtgtgtgtgtgtatatatatatatatatatatatatatatatatatatatatatatatatatatatgcatgtatgtatatatatacatgtatatatatatatatatatatatatatatatatatatatacacatatatacatacatacatacatacatacatacatacatacatacatacatacatacatatatatatatatatatatatatatatatatatatatatatatgtatatatatacatatatacacatatgtatgtatatatatatatatatatatatatatatatatatatatacacacacacaaatatgtgtatatatatgtatatacatatatatatatatatatatatatatatatatatatatatatatatatatatatatatgtatatatatacacacacacatacacacacacacacatatgtgtatatatatgtatatacatatatatatatatatatatatatatatatatatatataatatatatatatatacacacatgtatatatacatatatatactcatacatatatatatatatatttatatatatcatatatatatacatatatatatacatgtgtgtgtgtgtgtgtgtatatgtatatatatgtatatatgtatatatatatatatatatatatatatatatatatatatgtatatgtgtgtgtgtgtgtgtgtgtgtgtgtgtgtgtgtgtgtgtgtgtgtgtgtgtgtgtgtgtgtgtgtgtgtgtgtgtgtgtgtgtgtgtgtgtgtgtatacatgtgtatatctaactatctatcaatctatctacacacacacacacacacacacacacacacacacacacacaaatatatatacatatatatatatatatatatatatatatatatatgtatatatatatatatttatatatatatataaatttaaatatatacatatatatatatatatatatatatatatatatatatatatatatatatatatatatatataacatgtaagtatgtatgtacacacatacgc from Penaeus vannamei isolate JL-2024 chromosome 26, ASM4276789v1, whole genome shotgun sequence harbors:
- the LOC113810720 gene encoding prolyl 3-hydroxylase 1, which codes for MTGTHFFVPLVISLLCLWENVGTTPENPHLSYDFLYKEGIDKYTENNWEKCVENLEDALSDWHWWRENMAKCREDCHNETGNTSLLSEKLQETDRFYEKTVRTTLCIVKCKKTVFGSRMDRVVDGNVEEDFDMRKPYDYLQLCYFKLDKMKEAADAAATVLVAQPEHEVMQSNLRFYISEGGVDIANVVNRELQEYGSEYLKGTEAYNNEDYAKTIEHMEKSLELYYKTDQECRRLCENSIEQKILEDFVMTVANQYTYTIRCKRRCNRAHGNLLGETIQNFLASYFNYLQFAYYQENNIEKACEAVASSLLLDPEDPIQQRNKQYYLSNEEVTEDMFIPRESAVAYKQRMDYERDLIEFIELNFVFIDDDVLEDIELEDDVTYTSDTPKNKNAKSLVKQISEKAKTLRKRAVDQYKTVSQMGIQVSMTDEELGGPERMVADGFASPEECQILTHLTKMTSVEGDGYKKSSSPHTTAEHFQGMTLGRTGLMVHNKLIEKEVLELILDLTSHCRDYLERYFNLLTPLYFSFTHLVCRTARPEKAANRSSLDMSHEVHVDNCILQNDGDCLRVPPAYVFRDYSAILYLNQEFEGGEFIFTHDQTGSSYESIIKPKCGRMVGFSAGPKNPHGVLPVHKGSRCAIGMWFTHDKRFKEVERTMVETLLRKLQNEEM